Proteins from one Staphylococcus saprophyticus subsp. saprophyticus ATCC 15305 = NCTC 7292 genomic window:
- the lexA gene encoding transcriptional repressor LexA yields the protein MRELTKRQNEIFEYIKQTVHAKGYPPSVREIGEAVGLASSSTVHGHLSRLEEKGYIRRDPTKPRAIEIVTEQLGEPINMEETIHVPVIGKVTAGIPITAVENVEEYFPLPEHFTSTHNSDIFILNVVGNSMIEAGILDGDKVIVRSQTIAENGDIIVAMTEENEATVKRFFKEKAHYRLQPENSSMDPIYLDQVTVLGKVVGLFREM from the coding sequence ATGAGAGAGTTAACTAAACGACAAAATGAGATTTTTGAATATATAAAACAAACTGTTCACGCTAAAGGATACCCACCAAGTGTTAGAGAAATCGGTGAAGCTGTTGGTCTCGCATCTAGCTCAACAGTTCATGGTCATTTATCTAGATTAGAAGAAAAAGGTTATATTAGAAGAGATCCTACTAAACCACGTGCCATTGAAATAGTAACTGAACAATTAGGTGAACCTATTAATATGGAAGAAACAATTCATGTTCCTGTAATTGGCAAAGTAACAGCAGGTATACCAATAACTGCTGTTGAAAATGTTGAAGAGTACTTCCCTTTACCAGAACATTTCACATCTACACACAATAGTGATATTTTTATTTTAAATGTAGTTGGAAATAGTATGATTGAAGCAGGTATTCTTGATGGAGACAAAGTCATTGTTAGAAGCCAAACAATTGCCGAAAATGGTGATATTATTGTCGCTATGACTGAAGAAAATGAAGCTACAGTCAAACGCTTCTTTAAGGAAAAAGCACATTACCGTCTACAACCAGAAAATAGTTCAATGGACCCTATTTATTTAGATCAAGTTACTGTCTTAGGAAAAGTGGTCGGATTATTTAGAGAAATGTAA
- the guaC gene encoding GMP reductase, whose protein sequence is MKIFDYEDIQLVPNKCIVNSRSECDTTIQFGPRSFKLPVVPANMQTVMNETLAEWFAENDYFYIMHRFDEEGRIPFIKKMQEKGLFASISVGVKEREFGFVESLAAENVIPEYITIDIAHGHSDSVINMIKHIKKHIPEVFVIAGNVGTPEGVRELENAGADATKVGIGPGRVCITKIKTGFGTGGWQLSALNHCSKAARKPIIADGGIRTHGDIAKSIRFGASMVMVGSLFAAHEESPGETVELDGKMYKEYFGSASEFQKGEHKNVEGKKMFVEHKGSLFNTLTEMQQDLQSSISYAGGKDLNSLRKVDYVIVRNSIFNGDRDQNL, encoded by the coding sequence ATGAAAATTTTTGATTATGAAGATATACAACTTGTACCAAATAAATGTATTGTAAACAGTCGTTCGGAATGTGATACAACAATTCAATTTGGACCTAGAAGTTTTAAACTACCTGTAGTACCGGCAAATATGCAAACAGTAATGAATGAAACATTAGCGGAATGGTTCGCTGAGAATGATTATTTCTATATTATGCATAGATTTGATGAAGAAGGTCGTATTCCTTTTATTAAAAAGATGCAAGAAAAAGGTTTATTTGCTTCAATTTCAGTTGGTGTTAAAGAACGCGAATTTGGTTTTGTTGAATCATTAGCTGCTGAAAACGTGATTCCTGAGTATATTACGATTGATATCGCTCATGGACATTCTGATTCAGTTATCAATATGATTAAACATATTAAAAAACATATTCCAGAAGTATTTGTAATTGCTGGAAATGTAGGTACACCAGAAGGCGTACGTGAATTAGAAAATGCAGGCGCTGATGCAACAAAAGTAGGTATTGGACCAGGTAGAGTATGTATTACTAAAATTAAAACTGGATTTGGTACAGGTGGTTGGCAATTATCTGCTTTAAATCATTGTAGTAAAGCAGCGCGTAAACCAATAATAGCAGATGGTGGTATTAGAACACATGGTGATATTGCAAAATCAATTCGTTTTGGTGCATCAATGGTTATGGTAGGATCATTATTTGCTGCACATGAAGAATCACCAGGTGAAACAGTGGAATTAGATGGCAAAATGTATAAAGAATATTTTGGTAGCGCATCTGAATTCCAAAAAGGTGAACATAAAAACGTTGAAGGTAAAAAAATGTTTGTTGAACATAAAGGCTCACTTTTTAATACTTTAACTGAAATGCAACAAGATTTACAAAGTTCAATTTCATATGCAGGTGGCAAAGACTTAAATTCATTAAGAAAAGTAGATTACGTTATCGTAAGAAACTCAATTTTTAATGGTGATAGAGACCAAAATTTATAG
- a CDS encoding DUF896 domain-containing protein gives MSQKDGVDIKRINELAKKKKEQGLTENEAKEQSKLRKAYLESFRKNFKQQIESTRVIDPEGNDVTPDKVKKILDAKEKEDK, from the coding sequence ATGTCTCAAAAAGATGGTGTAGATATAAAAAGAATTAATGAATTAGCAAAAAAGAAAAAGGAACAAGGACTTACAGAAAATGAAGCTAAAGAACAATCGAAATTGCGAAAAGCTTATCTAGAATCTTTTAGAAAAAACTTTAAACAACAAATTGAAAGTACAAGAGTCATTGATCCTGAAGGTAATGATGTCACTCCGGATAAAGTGAAGAAAATTTTAGATGCGAAAGAGAAAGAAGATAAATAG
- a CDS encoding CcdC family protein — MLYLVFSIVFAFLMGIGVIIVRMKAQQFPVNEKKIILPPFFMATGALMYVVPYFRLTGTEILECIIMGLLFSTILIWTSKFETQGSEIYMKRSKAFPIILISLLLIRTVIKIFISNQIDPGEIAGMFFLLAFCMIVPWRIAMLYKFKKVKSNLIQ; from the coding sequence ATGTTGTATTTAGTATTTTCAATAGTTTTCGCATTTTTAATGGGTATTGGTGTCATTATAGTCAGAATGAAAGCACAACAATTTCCCGTAAATGAAAAGAAAATTATACTACCTCCATTTTTTATGGCAACAGGTGCATTGATGTACGTGGTACCTTATTTTAGATTAACTGGAACTGAGATTTTAGAATGTATCATTATGGGGTTATTATTTTCTACCATATTAATTTGGACATCTAAATTCGAAACACAGGGTAGTGAAATTTACATGAAACGTTCAAAAGCGTTTCCAATTATTCTTATATCATTGTTGTTAATTCGCACAGTAATCAAAATATTTATAAGTAACCAAATTGATCCAGGGGAAATTGCAGGTATGTTTTTCTTATTAGCATTTTGCATGATTGTACCTTGGAGAATAGCAATGTTATATAAATTCAAAAAAGTTAAAAGTAATTTAATTCAATAA
- the sbcD gene encoding exonuclease subunit SbcD — MKIIHTADWHLGRILNGKSLLEDQAYILDKFIEAMKLEQPDVIVIAGDLYDTSYPNKDAIQLLEQTIDILNLEMSIPLIMINGNHDSKERLNYGSKWFEKSHMYIRTDLNDMNKPVTIGNVDFYTMPFATINEMQYFFDDKAIETHQQALNRVLAYMHEVIDENKVNIFVGHLTVQGGIRSESERPLTIGTVESVDENLFNQFDRVMLGHLHHPFSIESNFINYSGSLLQYSFSETKQPKGYKIVEIKNQKITDKFIPLKPLRQLEVIEGNYEDAIQEKLEVKHKENYLHFKLKHMSHVSDPMMHLKQIYPNTLALTNQTFDFNTSIHHENIEIQKLDDETIIDNFYNSITGEHLTTNQSKKIEKIMTALLEEGSK, encoded by the coding sequence ATGAAAATCATACATACTGCGGATTGGCATTTAGGGCGAATATTAAATGGGAAGTCGTTACTAGAAGACCAAGCGTATATACTAGATAAATTTATTGAGGCAATGAAATTAGAACAACCCGACGTTATTGTCATTGCGGGTGATCTATATGACACAAGTTATCCAAATAAAGATGCGATTCAATTACTTGAACAGACAATTGATATATTAAATTTAGAAATGAGTATTCCTTTAATTATGATTAATGGTAACCATGATAGTAAGGAAAGATTAAATTATGGCTCAAAATGGTTTGAAAAATCACATATGTACATACGTACTGACCTTAATGATATGAATAAACCAGTAACGATTGGGAACGTTGATTTTTACACAATGCCTTTTGCCACTATAAATGAAATGCAATATTTCTTTGATGACAAAGCTATAGAAACACACCAACAGGCTTTAAACAGAGTGTTGGCATATATGCATGAAGTCATAGATGAGAATAAAGTGAATATTTTTGTTGGTCATTTAACAGTACAAGGTGGAATTCGCTCTGAATCTGAAAGGCCGTTGACTATAGGTACAGTTGAGTCAGTTGATGAGAATCTATTTAATCAGTTTGATAGAGTTATGCTTGGACATTTACATCATCCTTTCAGTATTGAATCTAATTTTATAAATTACAGTGGTTCATTGTTACAATATTCATTTTCAGAAACGAAACAACCAAAAGGTTATAAAATAGTAGAAATTAAAAATCAAAAAATAACAGACAAATTTATACCATTAAAGCCTCTAAGACAATTAGAAGTGATTGAAGGTAATTATGAAGATGCAATACAAGAAAAGTTAGAAGTAAAACATAAAGAAAATTATTTACATTTTAAATTAAAGCATATGTCACATGTGAGTGATCCTATGATGCATTTGAAGCAAATTTATCCTAATACTTTAGCGTTAACCAATCAGACGTTTGATTTTAATACATCTATACACCATGAAAATATTGAAATTCAAAAATTAGATGATGAAACAATAATTGATAATTTTTATAATAGTATAACGGGTGAACATTTAACTACGAATCAAAGTAAAAAAATAGAAAAAATTATGACAGCATTACTTGAGGAGGGTTCTAAATAA
- the sbcC gene encoding exonuclease subunit SbcC, with amino-acid sequence MRPIKLNLTNFGPFLNETIDFNNVENNQLFLISGKTGSGKTMIFDAIVFALFGEASTKDRKESDLRSHFAESKKPMVVEFEFKLRNQYFKIQRQGAFIKEGNKNKTLGQLAVYQYEQDDYALRESKINSGNQFIKALLGVNAEQFRQLFILPQGEFKRFLLSKSVEKQDILRTLFNSQRFEEIQKKLSDDVKEVREQIEKRYNDLENHWKELETFDDETLCEHKVISARQTNNIIKVLPDFKMKAQIIRDDFEQKKEILKNKVNSTENALNNNIKLEDALNKLNENQQKYEALLVNENEIQEKVKRVTEINEVRPITNLLEVKENTISKKGKVAQSIEEKSKSIFDLEDKIKQSNLEADNLKEKQDDIEELRRFIEQTQLFFEKANKYKDAYNNYQFTKTAFTDLEAHLTQKNEEIKDTTAKLNQRQPDYRKIEQITEAIYNLNNDIKQLKQNEKDKIEYDALEKRKMQKQRNLKDLSQKRVQLNEEYNNIDKSKLDLNNKQDVIATVQAALHTGETCPICGNEIHTLSSHVDFDEIMERHQQLTLLEEKIATVKGDIIKCESELSHIEEQLSKYTIASLENINYEALEDEVEKKYQEKKKIDEENNEIEKLKDQLQQYEKSSHDLQMNIQKKEHILKENETAINDFENTTGYKRVDEFLTKFEDAYNQIRQFDQTLNEIEQKIQNYKSTLAIEKNSVTYLKNNLAEIETEINETDMKINEEMQRIGFTSIEQVEKVTAQASEKQNLEKEIETFKKEKQSYELYIAQLKAETNNKKLDDTQQLKERFEEMQQVYETASTELSQHDYKMEFNSKKITEINKIIDELNSELQSQQEVFQLAEILAGKNEQKLTLENYVLIYYLERILTQANQRLAIMTGQRYQLTRRAQISQGYSGLEIDVFDAHSNQSRHITSLSGGETFQASLALALGLSEIVQQESGGISLDSMFVDEGFGTLDQETLETALDTLLSLKSTGRMVGIISHVSELKQRIPLILEVTTEQYQSTTHFKKQ; translated from the coding sequence ATGAGACCCATTAAACTGAATTTAACTAATTTCGGTCCCTTTTTAAATGAAACAATTGATTTTAATAATGTAGAAAATAACCAACTCTTTTTAATCAGTGGAAAAACTGGTTCAGGCAAGACGATGATATTTGATGCTATTGTGTTTGCATTATTTGGTGAAGCTTCCACAAAAGATAGAAAAGAAAGCGATTTAAGGAGTCATTTTGCTGAAAGTAAAAAACCAATGGTTGTCGAATTTGAATTTAAATTAAGAAATCAATATTTTAAAATTCAAAGACAAGGTGCATTTATAAAGGAAGGTAATAAAAATAAAACACTAGGGCAACTAGCAGTTTATCAATATGAACAAGATGATTATGCACTTAGAGAAAGTAAAATTAATAGTGGTAATCAATTTATCAAAGCGCTACTAGGTGTGAATGCTGAACAATTTCGACAACTGTTTATATTACCACAGGGTGAATTTAAACGATTTTTACTCTCGAAAAGTGTGGAAAAACAAGATATATTAAGAACACTGTTTAACAGTCAGAGATTTGAAGAAATTCAAAAAAAATTATCTGATGATGTAAAAGAAGTAAGAGAGCAAATAGAAAAAAGGTACAACGATTTAGAAAATCATTGGAAAGAATTGGAAACTTTTGATGATGAAACATTATGCGAGCATAAAGTAATAAGTGCTAGACAAACGAACAATATCATTAAGGTATTACCAGATTTTAAAATGAAAGCACAAATAATACGAGATGACTTTGAACAGAAAAAAGAAATATTAAAAAATAAAGTCAACAGTACAGAAAATGCTTTAAATAATAATATTAAATTAGAGGATGCTTTAAATAAGCTCAATGAAAATCAACAAAAATATGAAGCATTATTAGTTAATGAAAACGAAATCCAAGAAAAAGTTAAGCGTGTAACAGAAATCAACGAAGTAAGACCCATTACGAATTTATTAGAAGTAAAAGAAAATACAATTTCCAAAAAAGGTAAAGTAGCGCAAAGTATTGAAGAAAAATCTAAAAGTATCTTTGATTTGGAGGATAAGATAAAACAAAGTAACCTTGAAGCGGATAACCTTAAAGAGAAGCAAGATGATATTGAGGAACTAAGGCGTTTTATTGAACAGACGCAATTGTTTTTTGAAAAAGCAAATAAATATAAAGATGCCTACAACAATTATCAGTTCACGAAAACAGCATTTACAGATTTAGAAGCGCATTTAACTCAAAAAAATGAGGAAATCAAAGATACTACAGCTAAATTAAATCAACGTCAGCCTGATTATCGAAAGATAGAACAAATTACGGAAGCAATATACAACCTTAATAATGATATTAAACAATTGAAGCAAAATGAAAAAGATAAAATTGAGTATGATGCATTAGAGAAAAGAAAAATGCAAAAGCAACGTAATCTTAAAGATTTAAGTCAAAAGCGTGTGCAACTCAATGAGGAATATAATAATATTGATAAATCTAAATTAGATTTAAACAACAAACAAGATGTAATTGCAACAGTACAAGCAGCTCTACATACTGGTGAAACTTGCCCAATCTGTGGTAATGAAATTCATACATTATCGAGTCACGTGGATTTTGATGAAATAATGGAAAGACATCAACAGCTCACGCTATTAGAAGAAAAAATAGCTACTGTAAAAGGAGATATTATTAAATGTGAAAGTGAATTGTCACACATTGAGGAGCAATTATCAAAATATACTATAGCTTCATTGGAAAATATAAATTATGAAGCTCTAGAAGATGAAGTTGAGAAGAAATATCAAGAAAAGAAAAAAATAGATGAAGAAAATAATGAAATAGAAAAATTAAAAGACCAATTACAACAATATGAAAAAAGTTCACACGATTTACAGATGAATATTCAAAAAAAAGAACACATATTAAAAGAAAATGAAACTGCGATAAACGATTTTGAAAATACAACAGGTTATAAACGGGTTGATGAATTTTTAACAAAATTTGAAGATGCTTATAATCAAATACGCCAATTTGATCAAACGCTAAATGAAATTGAACAAAAAATACAAAATTATAAGAGTACTTTAGCAATAGAAAAAAATAGTGTAACTTATTTAAAAAATAACCTTGCTGAAATAGAAACTGAAATCAATGAGACTGATATGAAAATCAATGAGGAAATGCAACGTATTGGTTTTACATCAATAGAACAAGTTGAAAAAGTAACAGCACAAGCATCAGAAAAGCAAAATTTAGAAAAAGAAATTGAAACTTTCAAAAAAGAGAAACAATCTTACGAATTATATATAGCGCAACTAAAAGCTGAAACAAATAATAAGAAGCTAGATGATACACAACAACTAAAAGAACGATTTGAAGAAATGCAACAAGTATATGAAACAGCTTCAACTGAATTAAGTCAACATGACTATAAAATGGAGTTTAATTCTAAAAAAATAACTGAAATAAATAAAATTATAGATGAGTTAAATAGTGAATTGCAATCTCAACAAGAAGTATTTCAATTAGCAGAAATTTTAGCAGGGAAAAATGAACAAAAATTAACGTTGGAAAATTATGTATTAATATATTACTTGGAGCGTATTCTTACTCAAGCTAATCAGCGCTTAGCAATTATGACGGGACAGAGATACCAATTAACGAGACGAGCTCAAATATCTCAAGGCTATAGTGGACTAGAAATAGATGTGTTCGATGCACATTCAAATCAATCACGCCACATTACATCGTTATCTGGTGGAGAAACATTTCAGGCATCATTAGCATTAGCATTGGGATTAAGTGAAATTGTGCAACAAGAATCAGGTGGGATTTCACTTGATTCAATGTTTGTAGATGAAGGATTTGGTACTTTAGATCAGGAAACACTAGAAACTGCACTAGATACATTGCTAAGTTTAAAATCAACGGGTCGCATGGTTGGGATTATTTCTCACGTAAGTGAACTCAAGCAAAGAATACCGCTTATATTGGAAGTAACCACAGAACAGTATCAAAGTACAACACATTTTAAAAAACAATAG
- a CDS encoding CAP-associated domain-containing protein — MFKIRRLLLYIVIFLIIVLVVPIKETAPMTSLQQQLKSSVDSWTSSETATNDELKVPNKQDFAVNNIQMNMSKQDVDNKLGKAKRVTSNEYGTQWHTYYSDDYRAFVMVSYIDDRVNALYSNQNLISSKSKIKYGTPKQIVRDRLGEPIKDKQKGNVKFDVQDDEYDNFHKDSIYTTAFYDKHENNNLTALLQVSDKMENRLQQQYGAPSDNLAQSFELQNFDLVNAERVQHNLNTLSYSSSISDTARKHSKDMADNNYFDHNNLSGESPFDRLEADGHDFNAAGENLAYGQASSIYAHQGLMNSLGHRKNILKKEFNTLGVGVDFNKNRQPYWTENYTG, encoded by the coding sequence GTGTTTAAAATCAGAAGACTTTTATTATATATAGTCATTTTTTTGATCATTGTTTTAGTCGTCCCTATCAAAGAAACGGCACCTATGACATCGTTACAGCAGCAACTCAAATCGAGTGTTGATAGTTGGACTTCAAGCGAAACAGCAACGAACGATGAACTGAAAGTACCTAATAAACAAGATTTTGCTGTGAATAATATTCAAATGAATATGTCAAAACAGGACGTCGATAACAAACTTGGCAAAGCTAAACGAGTGACATCAAATGAATATGGCACACAGTGGCATACGTATTATTCTGATGATTATAGAGCATTTGTAATGGTAAGTTATATTGATGATAGAGTGAATGCACTTTATAGTAATCAAAATCTAATTTCTTCTAAATCGAAAATTAAATACGGTACACCTAAACAAATTGTGCGAGATAGACTTGGCGAACCAATTAAAGATAAACAAAAAGGTAACGTAAAATTTGATGTTCAAGACGATGAGTATGATAATTTTCATAAAGACAGCATTTATACAACGGCATTTTATGATAAACATGAGAACAATAACTTAACTGCGCTTTTACAGGTTAGTGACAAAATGGAAAATCGTTTACAACAACAATATGGTGCACCTTCTGATAATTTAGCCCAAAGTTTCGAACTACAAAACTTTGATTTAGTAAATGCTGAAAGGGTTCAACATAATTTAAATACATTAAGCTATTCATCTAGTATTTCAGATACTGCCAGAAAACACAGTAAAGATATGGCTGATAATAACTATTTTGATCATAACAATTTATCAGGAGAATCTCCTTTTGATAGATTGGAGGCAGATGGTCATGATTTCAATGCAGCAGGAGAAAATTTAGCATATGGTCAAGCAAGTAGTATTTATGCACACCAAGGTTTAATGAATTCATTAGGTCATAGAAAAAATATACTTAAAAAAGAATTTAATACTCTTGGTGTGGGTGTCGATTTTAATAAAAATAGGCAACCTTACTGGACAGAAAATTATACAGGCTAA
- a CDS encoding YneF family protein codes for MATWLAIVLIVLALILGLVGGFFLARKYMMDYLKKNPPINEEMLRMMMMQMGQKPSQKKINQMMTMMNKNQQDQLKKSK; via the coding sequence ATGGCAACTTGGTTAGCAATCGTATTAATCGTGTTAGCATTAATTTTAGGTTTAGTAGGTGGATTTTTCCTTGCAAGAAAATATATGATGGATTATCTTAAAAAGAACCCACCAATCAATGAAGAAATGCTACGAATGATGATGATGCAAATGGGTCAAAAACCTTCTCAAAAGAAAATAAATCAAATGATGACAATGATGAATAAAAATCAACAAGATCAATTGAAAAAATCTAAATAG
- the tkt gene encoding transketolase has protein sequence MNKEKDQLAVDTIRALSIDAVEQANSGHPGLPMGAAPMAYTLWTRHLNFNPQSKDFFDRDRFVLSAGHGSALLYSLLHVSGSLELEELKQFRQWGSKTPGHPEFKHTDGIEVTTGPLGQGFAMSVGMAMAEKHLAGKFNKENANVVDHYTYVLASDGDLMEGISHEAASLAGHNQLDKLIVLYDSNDISLDGDLDKAFSEDVKGRFEAYGWKHILVKDGNDLDAIDKAIEEAKSQDVPTIIEIKTVIGFGAPNKEGSHGVHGAPLGEDERKLALENYGLDPEKRFNVPEEVYEIFQQSMLKRANEKEEAWNKLVETYSKDYPELAEEFKLAISGKLPVNYSEALPHFEAGHSGASRADSGEVIQALSKTVPSFFGGSADLAGSNKSNVKDAPDFDKETPEGKNIWFGVREFAMGAAVNGMAAHGGLHPYGATFFVFSDYLKPALRLSSIMGLNSTFIFTHDSIAVGEDGPTHEPIEQLAGLRAIPNMNVIRPADGNETRVAWEVALESEGTPTSLVLTRQNLTTMDLSKETVEEGVRKGAYVVFESDKAPEFLLLATGSEVNLAIEAAKDLEAQGKGVRVVSMPNWNAFDQQPDEYKESVLPSSITKRVAIEMASPLGWHKYVGTEGKVIGIDGFGASAPGDLVVEKYGFTKENVLNQIQTF, from the coding sequence ATGAATAAAGAAAAAGATCAATTAGCGGTTGATACGATTAGAGCATTGAGTATCGATGCTGTTGAACAAGCCAATTCAGGACACCCTGGATTACCAATGGGTGCTGCTCCAATGGCATATACACTATGGACACGCCATTTAAATTTTAACCCCCAATCAAAAGATTTCTTTGATAGAGATCGCTTTGTATTATCTGCTGGACATGGTTCTGCTTTATTATATAGTTTATTACATGTTTCAGGTAGTTTAGAATTAGAAGAGTTAAAACAATTTAGACAATGGGGTTCTAAAACACCAGGACACCCAGAATTTAAACATACAGATGGAATTGAAGTAACAACTGGTCCACTTGGACAAGGTTTTGCTATGTCTGTAGGTATGGCGATGGCTGAAAAACACTTAGCTGGTAAATTTAATAAAGAAAATGCTAACGTTGTTGATCATTACACATATGTTCTTGCTTCTGACGGTGACTTAATGGAAGGTATTTCTCATGAAGCAGCTTCTTTAGCAGGTCATAATCAATTAGATAAATTAATCGTTTTATATGATTCAAATGATATCTCGTTAGATGGAGATTTAGATAAAGCATTCTCTGAAGATGTAAAAGGTCGTTTCGAAGCTTACGGTTGGAAACACATTTTAGTTAAAGATGGCAATGATTTAGATGCAATTGATAAAGCTATTGAAGAAGCTAAATCACAAGATGTTCCAACAATTATAGAAATTAAAACTGTAATCGGTTTCGGTGCGCCTAATAAAGAAGGTTCTCACGGTGTGCACGGTGCGCCACTTGGAGAAGATGAAAGAAAATTAGCGTTAGAAAACTATGGTTTAGATCCAGAAAAACGCTTTAATGTACCAGAAGAAGTTTATGAAATCTTCCAACAAAGCATGTTAAAACGTGCAAATGAAAAAGAAGAAGCATGGAATAAACTTGTAGAAACTTACAGTAAAGATTATCCTGAGCTTGCAGAAGAATTTAAATTAGCAATCAGTGGTAAATTGCCTGTCAATTATAGTGAAGCATTACCTCATTTTGAAGCTGGACACAGTGGCGCGTCACGTGCAGACTCAGGTGAAGTGATTCAAGCATTAAGTAAAACAGTGCCTTCATTCTTTGGTGGATCAGCAGATTTAGCTGGTTCAAATAAATCAAATGTTAAAGATGCACCTGATTTCGATAAAGAAACACCAGAAGGTAAAAATATTTGGTTTGGTGTACGTGAATTTGCAATGGGTGCCGCTGTAAATGGTATGGCTGCTCATGGCGGATTACATCCATATGGCGCAACATTCTTTGTATTTAGCGACTACTTAAAACCAGCATTACGCTTATCATCAATTATGGGTCTAAATTCAACATTTATCTTTACACATGACTCAATCGCTGTTGGTGAAGATGGTCCAACTCATGAACCAATCGAACAATTAGCTGGTTTACGTGCAATTCCAAATATGAACGTTATTCGTCCAGCAGATGGTAACGAAACACGTGTTGCTTGGGAAGTTGCTTTAGAATCAGAAGGCACACCAACTTCATTAGTATTAACACGTCAAAATCTTACAACTATGGATCTTTCTAAAGAAACTGTAGAAGAAGGTGTTCGTAAAGGTGCTTATGTAGTATTTGAATCAGATAAAGCACCAGAATTCTTACTATTAGCTACTGGTTCTGAAGTTAACTTAGCTATAGAAGCTGCTAAAGATTTAGAAGCTCAAGGTAAAGGTGTACGTGTTGTTTCTATGCCAAACTGGAACGCTTTTGACCAACAACCTGATGAATATAAAGAATCTGTATTACCATCATCAATTACTAAACGTGTTGCTATTGAAATGGCATCACCACTTGGTTGGCACAAATATGTAGGTACAGAAGGTAAAGTAATTGGTATCGACGGATTTGGTGCTAGTGCTCCTGGAGACTTAGTTGTTGAAAAATATGGCTTTACTAAAGAAAATGTATTAAATCAAATTCAAACATTTTAA
- the sosA gene encoding DNA damage-induced cell division inhibitor SosA, translating into MIKIYKSQIKAYTMVLIATMVLCAIFILSAYNNANSEQTYEMTDHQMTQQSNNSEQNNTKLEQKSEQDSQPVMASMY; encoded by the coding sequence ATGATAAAAATATATAAATCTCAAATAAAAGCTTATACAATGGTGTTAATTGCAACTATGGTTCTTTGCGCAATTTTTATATTAAGTGCTTATAACAACGCTAATTCAGAACAGACGTACGAAATGACAGATCACCAAATGACGCAACAATCTAACAATAGCGAACAAAACAATACTAAATTGGAGCAGAAAAGCGAACAAGATTCACAACCCGTAATGGCATCAATGTATTAA
- the rpsN gene encoding 30S ribosomal protein S14 has protein sequence MAKKSKIAKEQKREKLVAQYYELRKELKDKGDYEALRKLPRDSSPTRLTRRCKVTGRPRGVYRKFGMSRIALRDYAHKGQIPGVKKSSW, from the coding sequence GTGGCAAAAAAATCTAAAATAGCAAAAGAGCAGAAAAGAGAAAAGTTGGTTGCACAGTATTACGAATTGAGAAAAGAACTAAAAGATAAGGGCGATTATGAAGCTTTAAGAAAATTGCCAAGAGATAGTTCTCCTACGAGATTAACAAGAAGATGTAAAGTAACTGGCAGACCTAGAGGTGTTTATCGTAAATTTGGTATGTCACGCATTGCATTAAGAGATTATGCACATAAAGGGCAAATTCCAGGAGTGAAAAAATCTAGTTGGTAA
- the mscL gene encoding large conductance mechanosensitive channel protein MscL, which yields MLKEFKEFALKGNVLDLAVAVVMGAAFNKIVTALVSYIIMPLIGLIFGTVDFAESWSFMGIKYGMFVQSIIDFIIIAFALFIFVKIANTLMKKEEEEEIEENTVLLTEIRDLLREKN from the coding sequence ATGTTAAAGGAATTCAAAGAGTTTGCACTTAAAGGTAATGTTTTAGATTTAGCAGTTGCTGTAGTTATGGGCGCAGCATTTAATAAAATTGTTACTGCTTTAGTTTCATACATTATCATGCCATTAATTGGTTTAATTTTCGGTACTGTTGACTTTGCTGAAAGCTGGTCATTTATGGGTATTAAATATGGTATGTTCGTTCAATCAATTATTGATTTCATCATCATTGCATTCGCTTTATTCATTTTCGTTAAAATTGCTAATACGTTAATGAAGAAAGAAGAGGAAGAAGAAATCGAAGAAAACACTGTATTATTAACGGAAATCCGCGACTTATTACGTGAAAAAAATTAA